In one candidate division WOR-3 bacterium genomic region, the following are encoded:
- a CDS encoding helix-turn-helix domain-containing protein, with protein MSQSVCYSEQDMKRFSVIQQALVAALSTAVAAKMLGLSRRQVFRLKASVRRHGAAGVRHGNHGHTPANAKPRYLQQRVVGIYRKDCFDFNFAHFTETLADEFAINLSRETVRSWLRAEGLGPKPHHGHHHRRRRERQAQFGTMLFLDGSPHLWLGPELPMLTLMLSTDDATGIPLYGLFAPQESRDACFMVLYHVFRRYGLPNSLYLDRASQFTTTRHGGRSCQMLWK; from the coding sequence ATGTCACAGTCAGTCTGCTACTCTGAACAGGACATGAAACGCTTCAGTGTGATTCAACAGGCCCTGGTCGCAGCACTCAGCACTGCCGTAGCCGCCAAGATGCTTGGTCTGAGTCGCCGCCAGGTTTTCCGCCTCAAGGCCAGCGTCCGCAGGCACGGCGCCGCCGGCGTCCGCCACGGCAACCACGGCCACACTCCGGCCAACGCCAAGCCCCGTTACCTGCAACAGCGGGTCGTTGGCATCTACCGCAAAGATTGCTTCGACTTCAACTTCGCCCACTTCACCGAAACCTTGGCCGATGAATTCGCCATCAACCTGAGCCGTGAGACCGTCCGCTCTTGGCTCCGAGCCGAAGGCCTCGGCCCGAAACCGCACCATGGTCATCACCATCGTCGCCGCCGCGAGCGCCAAGCCCAATTCGGCACCATGCTCTTCCTCGATGGCAGCCCGCACCTGTGGCTCGGACCGGAACTGCCCATGCTGACTTTGATGCTCTCGACTGACGATGCCACCGGAATACCGCTCTATGGTCTGTTCGCACCACAGGAGTCACGTGATGCCTGCTTTATGGTACTCTACCACGTCTTCCGCCGCTACGGCCTCCCCAATAGCCTGTACCTCGACCGAGCCAGCCAGTTTACGACTACCCGCCACGGCGGGAGGTCCTGTCAAATGTTGTGGAAATAG
- a CDS encoding HEAT repeat domain-containing protein, with protein MLFLRRKPKAGRAALDDFLSNWEKLQNFDPRERRDPTSRLVDFLTTIPQSVENGKRQLAEAGQQGTSSSVDYLLDAVSRLPSIGEWRLANGDWRSALEDPKTPWEKLENEVGVVAKLVNRFRVHELQAVSGPGRERVDRLRDRLRELGRWANRDEYAAAMHELEEAVAELDRALAEHDQAHPEYRQYVKQLAELYRLREEGFRALVAGDSPEGLSVTVESLSSPRPERVQLALEALLARGWQPATVDAKLDWYCAQARRPDLRARALAGLSVLVGQTTDPALLVDVVEPRLAREGLTDLQEEGLPDLRAGLLEHLAALGGERAAARLVAVLESHTDPPSLKVTVIRLLVKANPPEAVRLLTDAMSSIETEVRVAATQALATVSTETGTAERAAVLDRLVFALRDGEPVVRDAAVESLRKYPDAVGQLMQILLEDRNPAARESAARTFASELSPDAAATEVLARALSDEDAAVRRAAAEALAAQSRIPSLPEGRMRYLAAKQDWRGVRQAGRAAIPYLVPLLKDRDEAVRLEVVKLLGSLRERETAPEVSHLLSDASQEVRRQAALALVALGDGAQAVALRAAAAKEGFEDVRREMESAVRRLEKA; from the coding sequence ATGCTGTTCCTGCGCCGGAAACCGAAGGCGGGCCGGGCAGCGCTGGACGATTTCCTGTCGAACTGGGAGAAGCTCCAGAACTTCGACCCGAGAGAGCGTCGCGACCCGACCTCAAGGCTTGTTGATTTTCTGACCACAATTCCGCAGTCGGTCGAGAACGGCAAACGGCAGTTGGCCGAAGCTGGTCAGCAAGGCACAAGTAGCAGCGTTGATTACCTGCTGGACGCGGTGAGCAGGCTCCCGTCCATCGGCGAATGGCGATTGGCGAATGGCGATTGGCGGTCGGCGTTGGAGGATCCAAAGACCCCATGGGAGAAGCTGGAGAATGAGGTCGGGGTAGTCGCGAAGCTCGTGAACCGCTTCCGAGTGCACGAACTACAGGCGGTGAGCGGTCCGGGTCGCGAGCGAGTAGACCGCCTGCGCGACCGCCTGCGTGAGCTGGGGCGCTGGGCAAACCGGGATGAGTACGCCGCGGCAATGCACGAACTTGAAGAAGCCGTCGCTGAGCTGGACCGGGCATTGGCGGAGCACGACCAGGCACACCCCGAGTATCGGCAGTATGTGAAGCAACTGGCAGAATTGTACCGACTGCGCGAGGAAGGTTTCCGCGCCCTGGTGGCCGGCGATTCGCCCGAGGGTCTATCAGTGACGGTCGAGTCGCTGAGCAGCCCCAGACCGGAGCGGGTCCAACTCGCACTCGAAGCGCTGCTGGCGCGAGGGTGGCAGCCGGCAACGGTCGACGCGAAGCTCGATTGGTACTGCGCCCAGGCGCGGCGCCCGGATCTTCGCGCCAGGGCGCTGGCCGGACTCTCTGTCCTTGTCGGCCAGACCACCGACCCGGCACTGCTGGTTGACGTTGTTGAACCGCGCCTCGCCCGGGAAGGGCTGACCGACCTGCAGGAGGAAGGACTTCCGGATCTTCGGGCCGGCCTGCTGGAACATCTTGCCGCGCTGGGCGGCGAGCGGGCCGCAGCGAGGCTGGTGGCAGTGCTGGAGTCCCACACTGATCCCCCGAGCCTCAAGGTGACGGTCATACGTCTGCTGGTGAAGGCGAACCCGCCGGAGGCGGTCAGGCTTCTGACCGACGCGATGAGCAGTATTGAGACCGAGGTGCGGGTGGCGGCGACTCAGGCGCTGGCTACGGTCTCGACCGAGACGGGCACGGCGGAAAGGGCAGCCGTGCTTGACCGCCTGGTTTTCGCACTGCGCGACGGCGAACCTGTAGTACGCGACGCTGCTGTGGAGTCACTGAGGAAGTACCCAGACGCAGTCGGGCAGTTGATGCAGATACTGCTCGAGGATCGGAACCCGGCCGCGCGTGAGTCTGCGGCCCGGACCTTCGCGAGCGAACTCTCGCCGGACGCGGCCGCCACCGAAGTCCTGGCGCGCGCGCTGTCCGATGAGGACGCCGCGGTGCGCCGCGCCGCGGCCGAGGCGCTCGCGGCCCAGAGCCGAATACCATCGTTGCCCGAGGGCAGGATGCGGTACCTTGCTGCGAAGCAGGATTGGCGGGGAGTGCGGCAGGCGGGACGAGCGGCGATTCCGTATCTGGTGCCGTTGCTCAAGGACCGGGATGAAGCTGTTCGCCTGGAAGTCGTGAAGCTGTTGGGTTCGCTACGCGAGCGAGAGACGGCTCCCGAGGTCAGTCACCTGTTGTCCGACGCGAGCCAGGAGGTAAGACGTCAGGCGGCGCTCGCGCTCGTCGCGCTGGGAGACGGCGCTCAGGCGGTCGCGCTGCGCGCGGCGGCGGCCAAGGAAGGGTTCGAAGACGTGCGCAGAGAGATGGAGAGCGCGGTCCGGCGGCTGGAGAAGGCATGA